The Acidianus manzaensis genome has a window encoding:
- the trpA gene encoding tryptophan synthase subunit alpha — protein sequence MNKWLVSYMTLGYPKEDEYLKIIDGMVKYGSDIIEIGVPPKYAKYDGPVIRRSYKQVSTWLKDIWPLLKESRDRINVPIVILTYLEDWLPVLDDFLGKLKSIGIDGVLFPDLLIDYVDEYEKYVNKIREKGLKAVIFTAPSVPDTMIHQVSKNSDIFLYYGVRPTTGVPIPVSVDSLITRIRILVENKLVVGFGLSDVEDMRKALRAGADGIAIGTAYIEAVEKGGVDNSIELVKYFRGVLNEF from the coding sequence ATGAATAAATGGCTTGTATCTTATATGACATTAGGGTATCCTAAAGAAGATGAATATCTGAAGATAATTGATGGTATGGTTAAATATGGTTCTGATATTATAGAGATTGGGGTTCCGCCAAAATATGCTAAATATGATGGGCCAGTAATAAGACGTAGCTATAAACAAGTTTCTACTTGGCTTAAAGATATATGGCCTTTATTAAAGGAGTCAAGGGATAGAATTAATGTTCCTATAGTTATATTAACTTATCTAGAAGACTGGCTACCAGTACTTGATGATTTTCTAGGTAAACTAAAGAGTATAGGTATAGATGGGGTGCTGTTTCCTGACTTACTTATTGATTATGTCGATGAATATGAAAAATATGTAAATAAGATTAGAGAGAAGGGATTAAAGGCAGTTATATTTACTGCACCTTCAGTTCCTGATACAATGATACATCAAGTTTCTAAGAACTCTGATATTTTCCTTTATTATGGAGTAAGGCCTACTACTGGTGTTCCAATACCAGTAAGTGTAGATTCTTTAATAACAAGGATAAGGATTCTCGTAGAGAACAAGTTAGTTGTTGGATTCGGTTTATCGGATGTAGAAGATATGAGGAAAGCATTAAGAGCAGGAGCTGATGGTATTGCAATTGGTACTGCGTATATAGAAGCTGTAGAAAAAGGTGGCGTGGATAATTCTATTGAATTAGTAAAATATTTTAGAGGTGTTTTAAATGAATTTTAG
- a CDS encoding acylphosphatase codes for MLKRLEARIYGRVQGVGFRRFVQIHAVRLGITGYAKNLPDGSVEVIAEGYEESLNKLLGFLRNGPPLSSVEKVDYEFKEYKGEFNSFETY; via the coding sequence ATGTTAAAAAGATTAGAAGCAAGAATTTATGGTAGAGTCCAAGGTGTAGGATTTAGGAGATTTGTACAAATTCATGCAGTTAGATTAGGTATAACTGGTTATGCTAAAAACTTACCAGATGGAAGTGTGGAAGTAATAGCAGAAGGATATGAAGAGTCATTAAATAAACTTTTGGGATTTTTAAGAAATGGCCCTCCATTATCTTCTGTTGAAAAAGTAGACTATGAGTTTAAGGAATATAAAGGGGAGTTTAATTCTTTTGAGACATATTAA
- the trpD gene encoding anthranilate phosphoribosyltransferase — protein sequence MNFRDILNKIVERKDLTEEEAEEVSNNIMKGSLNEILTTAILVSLRTKGESSEEIAGFAKSMRNNAIRISLGSALDTAGTGGDGLGTINVSTISAILVSQKYPVAKHGNRAASSKSGSADFLETLGYNISVPPEKAVELFSKTNFVFLFAQLYHPAMKNVANVRKTLGIRTIFNLLGPLTNPALVKRQVMGIFSEDYMLKVAEAAVKLDYEKLVMVNGYPGIDEVSPLGKTTIYEISHDKVEKYTEDFTEIIKNEVKIDDLLVKNSEESAIKILRGIKGKDKAISEFIKVNSAVALYAAGLVKDYKDGYEYSSQLISSSLDKLREIISNNGDLNKFNQLMAKANVN from the coding sequence ATGAATTTTAGAGATATATTAAATAAAATAGTAGAAAGAAAAGATTTGACAGAAGAGGAAGCTGAAGAAGTATCTAATAATATAATGAAGGGTAGTCTAAATGAAATTTTAACTACAGCTATCTTAGTTTCTCTGAGAACTAAAGGTGAATCTTCTGAGGAAATTGCAGGATTTGCTAAATCTATGAGAAATAATGCTATTAGAATTTCATTAGGTAGCGCATTAGATACTGCAGGAACTGGAGGAGACGGATTAGGTACAATTAATGTAAGTACTATATCTGCTATTTTAGTTAGTCAAAAATATCCTGTTGCTAAGCATGGAAATAGAGCTGCAAGCAGTAAGAGTGGTAGTGCAGATTTTTTAGAGACGTTAGGCTATAATATTTCTGTTCCTCCAGAAAAAGCCGTAGAGCTTTTCTCAAAGACTAATTTTGTCTTCTTATTTGCTCAATTATATCATCCAGCTATGAAAAATGTTGCTAATGTAAGAAAAACATTAGGAATTAGAACCATCTTTAATCTTTTGGGGCCTTTAACCAATCCTGCATTAGTAAAAAGACAAGTCATGGGAATATTTTCGGAGGATTATATGCTTAAAGTAGCCGAAGCTGCAGTAAAATTAGATTATGAAAAATTAGTGATGGTAAATGGTTATCCTGGAATAGACGAAGTGAGTCCTTTAGGTAAAACTACTATTTATGAAATTTCTCACGATAAAGTGGAAAAATATACCGAAGATTTTACTGAAATTATAAAAAATGAGGTTAAAATAGATGACCTATTGGTAAAAAATAGCGAAGAGTCTGCAATAAAAATATTGAGAGGAATAAAAGGAAAAGACAAAGCTATAAGTGAATTTATAAAAGTTAATTCTGCCGTAGCGTTGTACGCGGCTGGTTTAGTTAAAGACTATAAAGATGGGTACGAATATTCTTCTCAGTTAATTTCTTCTAGTTTGGATAAGTTAAGAGAAATAATATCTAATAATGGAGATTTAAATAAATTTAATCAGTTAATGGCGAAGGCAAATGTCAATTAA
- the cdvB1/B2 gene encoding cell division protein CdvB1/B2 gives MAKVEEFVKGWNGKQEPSLSEKLKGAFKSKEPLRYKLIMAQYRLRTTLSRLDVYISRMQERDRTLFERVVEAQMNKDKERATMYANEIAEIRKVSKQLITTQIALEQVELRLETVTELGDVFGNLIPVVGVIKELRESMKGMMPELSLELSEVEEGLQEVVTEAGDFTGGSTEFAASSPDAKKILQEASVIAEQRMKENFPELPSMLTSAQKVNENQK, from the coding sequence ATGGCCAAAGTAGAAGAATTTGTTAAAGGTTGGAATGGAAAACAAGAGCCAAGTTTAAGTGAGAAATTAAAAGGAGCTTTCAAATCAAAAGAACCATTAAGATATAAGCTCATTATGGCTCAATATAGGCTTAGAACTACTCTAAGCAGGCTAGATGTTTACATAAGCAGAATGCAAGAAAGAGATAGGACGCTATTCGAAAGAGTAGTAGAAGCACAGATGAATAAAGATAAAGAAAGAGCTACTATGTACGCTAATGAAATAGCTGAAATAAGGAAAGTTAGTAAGCAATTAATAACTACTCAAATTGCCTTAGAACAAGTGGAATTAAGATTAGAAACTGTTACGGAATTAGGTGACGTATTTGGTAACCTTATCCCAGTAGTAGGAGTTATAAAAGAACTTAGAGAGTCAATGAAAGGAATGATGCCAGAGTTAAGCTTAGAATTATCCGAAGTAGAAGAAGGCCTACAAGAAGTAGTAACAGAAGCAGGAGACTTCACTGGAGGAAGCACAGAATTTGCAGCATCAAGTCCTGATGCTAAGAAAATATTACAAGAAGCATCTGTTATAGCTGAACAAAGAATGAAAGAGAACTTCCCAGAATTACCATCTATGCTTACATCTGCACAAAAAGTTAACGAAAACCAGAAATAA
- a CDS encoding TrpB-like pyridoxal phosphate-dependent enzyme, which translates to MVEREEILPKYWYNIIPDLPKPLPPPRDPPDAEFSRIDLLRKIMPKEVLRQQFTVERFIKIPDDVRNGYLNIGRPTPLLRAKRLEEKLGTPAKIYFKYEGATPTGSHKINTALPQAYFAKSEGVEHVVTETGAGQWGTAVALAARMFDMKSTIFMVKISYEQKPQRKTVMQLYGGEVYASPTNLTEFGRKVLAENPNHPGSLGISMSEAIEYALSNDYRYLVGSVLDVAILHQSVIGQEAMKQMDELGEEPDILIGCVGGGSNFGGFAFPFLGAKKGEKYIAVGSYEIPKFSKGDYIYDFPDSAGLLPLVKMITLGKDYVPPPIYAGGLRYHGAAPSLSLLMKEGIIEWREYSEPEIFEAAKIFAESQGIVPAPESAHAIKAVIDEALLAKKNNEKKVIVFNLSGHGLLDLPNYELMMKRSSK; encoded by the coding sequence ATGGTAGAAAGAGAAGAAATCTTACCCAAATATTGGTACAATATTATTCCAGATTTACCAAAGCCATTACCACCACCAAGAGATCCACCTGATGCAGAATTCTCCAGGATAGATCTCTTAAGAAAAATAATGCCTAAAGAAGTTTTAAGACAACAATTCACCGTAGAGAGATTTATAAAAATACCAGATGATGTAAGAAATGGATATTTAAATATAGGTAGACCAACTCCCTTATTAAGGGCAAAAAGATTAGAAGAAAAATTAGGAACTCCAGCTAAGATATACTTTAAATATGAAGGAGCAACTCCTACTGGGTCACACAAGATAAATACAGCATTGCCACAAGCTTATTTTGCAAAGTCAGAAGGAGTAGAACACGTAGTTACTGAAACTGGAGCAGGACAATGGGGTACAGCAGTAGCATTAGCTGCAAGGATGTTTGATATGAAATCTACTATCTTTATGGTAAAGATTAGTTATGAACAAAAACCGCAAAGAAAGACTGTAATGCAACTATATGGTGGGGAAGTTTATGCTAGTCCTACAAATTTAACTGAATTTGGAAGAAAAGTCCTAGCAGAGAATCCTAATCATCCCGGTTCTCTAGGAATATCAATGAGCGAAGCTATAGAATATGCATTAAGTAATGATTATAGATATTTAGTAGGCAGTGTACTTGATGTAGCTATTTTGCATCAAAGTGTAATAGGACAAGAAGCAATGAAACAAATGGATGAATTAGGAGAAGAGCCTGATATATTAATAGGATGTGTTGGTGGTGGTAGTAATTTTGGTGGTTTTGCATTCCCATTCCTTGGAGCTAAGAAAGGTGAGAAATACATAGCAGTAGGATCTTACGAGATTCCTAAGTTTAGCAAAGGAGACTATATCTATGACTTTCCAGACAGTGCAGGACTTTTACCATTAGTTAAAATGATAACATTAGGAAAAGATTACGTACCTCCTCCAATATATGCAGGTGGGTTAAGATACCATGGAGCTGCACCTTCATTGAGTTTACTTATGAAAGAGGGTATAATAGAATGGAGAGAATATTCTGAACCAGAGATTTTTGAAGCAGCTAAAATCTTCGCTGAATCACAAGGTATAGTTCCAGCTCCTGAGTCAGCACATGCAATAAAAGCAGTAATAGACGAGGCACTATTAGCTAAAAAGAATAATGAAAAGAAAGTTATAGTATTCAACTTAAGTGGTCATGGTCTACTTGATCTTCCTAATTATGAACTAATGATGAAAAGGTCGTCAAAATGA
- a CDS encoding inositol-3-phosphate synthase: MIRIAIAGLGNCASMLIQGIEYYKTRGENYYEGLITPVIGNYKVTDIELVAAFDISKNKIGKDVSEAIFQPPNITPKITEMKKLGVKVSPGPVLDGVAPHMKDVFNPIEEQVNIENVVEILKDSKADILINLLPVGSEQASRLYADAALNAGTAFINAIPVFIASDPTRKYPELFAKKNLPIAGDDIKGQVGATIFHRAITSLFRLRGVKVEETYQLNVGGNTDFLNMKTEERLHSKRISKTKAVTSTLDNEDEIEKEGKIRIGPSDFIPFLGNTKVAYVYVKGSGFAGMPIKVEASLEVDDKSNCSAVLVDVIRAVKIALDRKIGGPLIKVSAFYFKHPPIQAKDDEEAYKWFEEFMRNM; this comes from the coding sequence ATGATTAGAATAGCAATAGCAGGATTAGGAAATTGTGCATCAATGTTAATCCAAGGTATAGAATATTATAAGACTAGAGGAGAAAATTATTATGAAGGACTTATAACTCCAGTAATAGGAAATTACAAAGTCACAGATATAGAATTAGTAGCAGCGTTTGATATATCTAAAAATAAAATTGGAAAAGATGTTTCAGAGGCAATATTTCAACCACCTAATATAACGCCTAAGATCACAGAAATGAAAAAATTAGGAGTAAAAGTATCCCCTGGACCAGTGCTAGATGGAGTAGCCCCTCATATGAAAGATGTATTTAATCCTATAGAAGAGCAAGTAAATATTGAAAACGTAGTAGAAATATTAAAAGATAGCAAAGCAGACATATTAATTAATTTATTACCAGTAGGTAGTGAACAAGCATCAAGACTATATGCTGATGCTGCACTTAACGCTGGAACTGCTTTCATAAATGCAATTCCAGTATTTATTGCGAGTGATCCTACAAGGAAATATCCAGAACTCTTTGCAAAGAAAAATTTACCTATAGCTGGAGATGATATTAAAGGACAAGTCGGAGCTACAATATTTCATAGGGCAATAACATCACTTTTTAGATTAAGAGGAGTAAAAGTGGAGGAAACTTACCAATTAAATGTGGGAGGAAATACTGATTTTCTTAACATGAAAACAGAAGAAAGATTGCATTCCAAGAGAATAAGTAAAACTAAAGCAGTAACAAGTACTCTAGACAATGAAGACGAAATAGAAAAAGAAGGAAAAATAAGAATAGGGCCAAGTGATTTTATTCCATTCCTTGGAAATACCAAAGTAGCTTACGTTTATGTTAAAGGTTCTGGATTCGCGGGAATGCCAATAAAAGTTGAAGCTAGCCTAGAAGTAGACGATAAATCTAATTGCTCTGCAGTACTAGTAGATGTAATAAGAGCAGTAAAAATTGCACTAGATAGAAAAATTGGAGGTCCATTAATCAAAGTATCAGCATTTTACTTTAAACATCCGCCAATACAAGCAAAAGATGATGAAGAGGCGTATAAATGGTTTGAAGAATTTATGCGAAATATGTGA
- the ppsA gene encoding pyruvate, water dikinase: MVEELKGEYILDISQLRKDMIELAGGKGANLGELVSFDIRVPPGFVITSKAYSYFIKYNGLDDKIRSLLNSNEDSLQISNKIKELILSHPLPKDLEDSILSSYDNLTKKIGKEVLVAVRSSATAEDIENASFAGQQDTYLNVSKSELISKVKEVWASLFNDRAIEYRKSKGIDSATVEMAVVVQKMVNSRSAGVMFTLHPATGDRNYIVIEASWGLGETVVGGRVTPDEIVIEKSSLKITEKRVSHKVLKIVYNQSKKENEEIDLTNSQEAEQISISDEEAIELAKLALKIEEHYKRPMDIEWAIDADLKFPDNVFIVQARPETYWSFKNKEVKTEKKGISEERKVLVRGLSASPGIASGVARVILDVKDSNNFKKGDILITRMTDPDWVPVMKIASAIVTDEGGITSHAAIVSRELGIPAIVGTKEGTKVIKDGEEITVDATRGIVYEGKIVEEAVEQPKQAVGGQVQGLSRDVLLSLYPVTATKIYMNLGQPDIIDKYLDLPFDGIGLMRIEFIVSEWIKYHPLYLIKIGKPEEFVNKLAEGISKVATAIYPRPVVVRFSDFKTNEYKRLIGGEEFEPEERNPMIGWRGVSRYISSQYEPAFRLEVKAIMKVREEMGLKNVWVMFPFVRTEWELKKAIKIMEDEGLERVHDFKVWIMAEVPSVITLADRFAKLIDGFSIGSNDLAQLTLGVDRDSELLGRMGYYDERDPAVLRSMKKLIRTAHKYGATVSICGQAPSVYPEVAEFLVREGIDSMSVNPDVVISTRRSVASIEQKIMLQKLRK; this comes from the coding sequence ATTGTCGAGGAACTTAAAGGTGAGTATATTCTCGACATCTCTCAACTTAGGAAAGATATGATAGAGTTAGCAGGTGGTAAGGGAGCTAATTTAGGTGAACTAGTAAGTTTTGATATAAGAGTACCACCAGGATTTGTTATTACTTCTAAAGCTTATTCATATTTTATTAAATATAATGGATTAGATGATAAAATTAGATCTCTTTTAAATTCAAATGAGGATTCTCTTCAGATAAGTAATAAAATAAAGGAATTAATTTTATCTCATCCTCTTCCTAAAGATTTAGAAGACTCAATTTTATCATCTTATGATAATTTAACAAAGAAAATTGGTAAAGAGGTTTTAGTTGCAGTTAGATCATCAGCTACAGCTGAAGATATAGAAAATGCAAGCTTTGCTGGACAGCAGGATACTTATCTTAACGTAAGCAAAAGCGAGCTTATCTCTAAAGTAAAAGAAGTATGGGCCAGCCTATTTAATGATAGAGCAATTGAATATAGGAAATCTAAAGGAATAGATTCAGCTACTGTGGAAATGGCTGTAGTTGTTCAAAAAATGGTTAATTCACGCTCTGCTGGTGTTATGTTTACTTTGCATCCCGCTACTGGAGATAGAAACTACATAGTAATAGAAGCATCTTGGGGATTAGGAGAAACAGTAGTAGGAGGAAGAGTTACTCCAGATGAAATTGTAATAGAAAAATCTAGCTTAAAAATTACAGAAAAAAGAGTATCTCATAAAGTACTCAAAATTGTGTATAATCAAAGTAAAAAAGAGAATGAAGAGATAGATCTTACTAACTCTCAGGAAGCAGAACAGATTAGCATTAGTGACGAAGAAGCTATAGAATTGGCTAAATTAGCATTAAAAATTGAAGAACATTATAAAAGGCCTATGGACATAGAATGGGCTATTGATGCTGATTTAAAATTCCCAGATAATGTATTTATAGTTCAAGCTAGACCAGAAACTTATTGGAGCTTCAAGAATAAAGAAGTAAAAACTGAGAAAAAAGGAATATCAGAAGAAAGAAAAGTTTTAGTTAGAGGATTAAGTGCTAGTCCAGGTATAGCAAGCGGCGTAGCTAGAGTTATTTTAGATGTTAAAGATTCTAATAATTTCAAGAAAGGAGACATACTTATAACTAGAATGACTGATCCGGATTGGGTTCCAGTAATGAAGATAGCGTCTGCAATAGTAACTGATGAGGGAGGAATAACTAGTCATGCAGCTATAGTATCTAGGGAATTAGGAATTCCAGCTATTGTAGGAACTAAAGAAGGTACTAAAGTAATTAAGGATGGCGAAGAAATAACCGTAGACGCAACTAGGGGAATAGTATATGAGGGGAAAATTGTAGAAGAGGCTGTAGAACAGCCAAAACAAGCAGTTGGAGGTCAAGTTCAAGGATTATCGAGAGACGTATTATTAAGTCTATACCCAGTCACTGCTACTAAAATTTACATGAATTTAGGACAGCCAGACATTATTGATAAATACCTTGATTTACCCTTTGATGGTATAGGTTTAATGAGAATAGAATTTATAGTTAGTGAATGGATAAAATATCATCCTCTATATTTAATTAAAATAGGTAAACCAGAAGAATTTGTAAATAAACTAGCAGAAGGTATATCTAAAGTTGCTACTGCAATATATCCTAGACCAGTAGTAGTTAGATTCTCAGATTTTAAGACTAATGAATACAAAAGACTGATCGGAGGAGAAGAATTTGAGCCAGAAGAAAGAAATCCAATGATTGGATGGAGAGGAGTATCAAGATATATTAGCTCTCAATATGAGCCAGCTTTCAGACTAGAGGTAAAGGCTATAATGAAAGTAAGGGAAGAAATGGGCTTAAAGAATGTATGGGTTATGTTCCCATTTGTGAGAACAGAATGGGAGTTAAAGAAAGCAATAAAGATAATGGAAGACGAAGGATTAGAAAGAGTTCATGATTTCAAAGTATGGATAATGGCTGAAGTACCTTCCGTAATAACATTAGCTGATAGGTTTGCAAAATTGATCGATGGATTTAGCATAGGCAGTAACGATCTGGCTCAGTTAACTTTAGGTGTTGATCGTGATTCAGAGCTATTAGGCAGAATGGGATACTATGATGAAAGAGATCCTGCAGTTCTTCGTTCAATGAAGAAACTAATAAGAACAGCCCATAAGTATGGTGCGACAGTATCAATATGTGGACAGGCTCCTAGCGTATACCCAGAAGTAGCAGAATTTCTAGTGAGAGAAGGAATTGATAGTATGAGTGTTAATCCAGACGTTGTAATATCTACAAGAAGATCAGTAGCAAGCATAGAGCAGAAAATTATGCTTCAGAAGTTGAGGAAATAA